CCAGttttcggcgtggcgagcgaacactGTAACCAGTTCCCGCGCCCCATGGACCATCTTAATTTAGGTAGTCGATACGAATCTAAAGCTAATATGGCTTAACATGTAAACTGGTAACCTGTGCCTATATAATGTCTCTTTTCAACGTTCTCTACCCTATTACTTATGACTTACCGACTTACCTTTACCGACCTGGCAGTAAGTATGAAAGACAGGCTTCCAATTCTCCAATGTCAATAATAATCCTCCTAAGCATACCGACTCTCCTATTTCTGCCTTTCCAGAACAAAATACTCCGCCTTTGATTGAGAAATGTTATCGATTCATCGTTCACAAAAAATAATTCCCAAATGTCATTTGCACATTAAAATAGAATAAAATATTCCAGTATGTCCATAAAacgtgtttttgtgttgtatgTTCGGATTCCAGTTTATATGCTTTAACGGTATTCAACAATACTATAATCACTATCAAACATGCCTCAATGCAAGTAATGGGGACTGGCGCACTTACAAATTTCGCCCGTTGTCATGGCATTATTCCTGAAAAGTAGTGCAGAGCAGACGACCATACTgtgtgtgaaattttcatttatctCTTTTAAAACCACTTAAAATCCAGTTCGACATTTCGTGACCTTTTCATGCATTTTTCTCCTCTAAACCCATTAAGCTAAATCTTAATGTCGATTGAGGATTCTACAATGCAGTTTGGTTCATGGGTCTCACAATATATATCTTTATCCCTGTCGTAGTCATTCATACATGTCAGCCGGAGCTATACACAACAAATCATGGTGATCAGGGCCTGTGTTTAACCAGTCTTTTGAGAATACACAGTTTTGAAATACGCGAACGTCACGTAATATGTCACTGCATGGGAAGATTCATTCActtgagagtgagtgtgtgaatgtggtcgcttttagcgatattccagcaacatcatgattggggacaccagaaatgggcttcaaacattgtacttatgtttggacttgaaccctggtcttcggcgtgacgagcgaacgcatgaACCAGTTGGCTACCCCATCGTCTCGCATGGCCTTGAAAAACTCAATAACAATCATTGTTAAGCCCTGTTGTGTTGTATTGGGGGGTCGAACTCTggtcttcgatgtgacgagGACACCACCATGCCGCTCTCACGGTACAGGTTTCCTGAAATCCGGGATGATCTACACCTGTATATAGTCACCCTGATGAAATGCACTCTGAGTCTTCAACTCTATCACCAGCCGCATAGTAAAGGCGTTGATTGTTTTCCCCCTGCTGTGACACAAAGCggcaatatcttttagattatcGACTCGAGATCACGGTAATAAATTGTCGAATTGTCAAAGACACATCTTAACATTCAGTCTGGTtatcaaaatacaaacatagatCTATATATTCCATATCATGAGGCTTTATTGTAGACATTTTAATTAATAACATCACAACGAAAAGGTCGAAGACGGTATTCAATTTAATCAGCGGAAAATACGCAGCATTCACTTACACAAAATGTTTTAACATGGGGTGATTTAATAAGGAGACACAGCGCATGGTCCCACTACAACATATGTATCTTGTACataacatgtacatttcaccaCGTTGCAAATCAGTCTCTCACAACTCGCTCTCTCACTACCGCCGATCGCATGTCAGTACCACTACCGTCTTGTCATTTCAACTTCCTGCTGAAAACGTGAATCCAGGTTTTAATGTTATAAACTTATCACGTAAAGCGAAAAAAAACCACACGTGTATAGTTCTTGGTAACTGATTTGGTAACTGATAATATTATTTTTCCTGCGTCAAATATAAATACTTTAAAATTACTGACTACGAATTGAGCGTTGTGACTAATTCACATGTTCTAAAACGATTTAAAACGTCTCTCTACCACAAACAAGTAAcgaaatatcaatattaaaatatgCATCATTCATGACAAGCTGACACATCGTATGAGATTAGATTTATCGGCTGTGAACGTAATAATAACCTCTCTTGCTGAGCTCACTTCGACCTTCTAATAATGCACATTTCTTCAATACAGCGAAGGCCGACACATGTCCCAGTTCAGAATCGCTTTCATTCAATCACGTGACCGCCATCAAACACGTGACATATCCAGAGCAACAATTAAAAACACTCTCCCATGACGTCAACGAAAGGTGACATGACGGCGCAAGAATCTACTCGGCGACACAAGTATAAAAGCGTCAATGATCACGGCAGTGATCATTTGCATGATATGAGGTTTGTACGTCACACATTCAACGCATAATAATAGTAATCCATTTCTGAATATGCACTCATTCATTATCCTCGCGCTTCCGGAAGAAACCGGAATCGGAAGTGCACTCTCTCACAGTTATCGTTATGGAATCACGCAATGATACGTCTGTGATACAAACTTGATCCAGAATAGGTTTGATACTTGATGGTGGACTCCAATAGCTTTTCGTTTCCACAGCTTTCTCTTTCACTTTCACGGACTCGGCCGGGGTCTGAAGATTCGAGTTGACATCGGAGAAATTATAGATTGACGGATCGGAAATCTTTTTCGCATCTCCGTTGGGTTTGTTGTTACCAGAGTGTCCGTTCCTTATTCCAGTATCGCCCGAAACGTTTTCTTTCTCTTTCAGCTTGGCCTCTTCGGCTAGTTTTAATGCGTACTGTTGCTGTTTCAACCGTTTAGCCGACGGCGGGCGTCCGACTTTTCGTTTCCCCGGGACGACGATTTGAGGTTTGCGTCTACCCGGCGGGCCTTTTAATTTATGTTTGGGTTTAGGTTTTGGTGGTACCCAGCCCGGGGGTCGGGGGTATTTGGGAGGCCTCCCTGGGCCTCTTTTGACGGGAACTGGGGGTGGGAGGGAGTGACCACTCGTGGAGGGTCCGGCTCGGGGGTCACTTTTGTCCTTCCTGTCGCCTTCATTCCTGTCGCCTTTTTCCGACTTGGCTATTTCCTTGGCGCGGATGTTGGAGAGGACTTCCATGCTGCTACAGCTAGAGTCGTCGTCCATGTTGGAGTCTCTGTCGCGACGTCGTCGCACACTCGTCTCAGATTCTGTGTCGCTGTCGTCGTCGCTCTCATCAGAAACAGTCTGGAAATGAATACATAAATGAATCGGTATGCAATGCACTGACCTCGGGTAACATATTCAATGTTAAGAAACTTC
The nucleotide sequence above comes from Haliotis asinina isolate JCU_RB_2024 chromosome 5, JCU_Hal_asi_v2, whole genome shotgun sequence. Encoded proteins:
- the LOC137284898 gene encoding chromobox protein homolog 8-like, with the protein product MELSNMGERVFAAECITKKRIRRGRTEYFVKWKGWSVKHNTWEPAENILDLRLIEAFKNSQRDNPPTGLKRGPKPKKQKLQTVSDESDDDSDTESETSVRRRRDRDSNMDDDSSCSSMEVLSNIRAKEIAKSEKGDRNEGDRKDKSDPRAGPSTSGHSLPPPVPVKRGPGRPPKYPRPPGWVPPKPKPKHKLKGPPGRRKPQIVVPGKRKVGRPPSAKRLKQQQYALKLAEEAKLKEKENVSGDTGIRNGHSGNNKPNGDAKKISDPSIYNFSDVNSNLQTPAESVKVKEKAVETKSYWSPPSSIKPILDQVCITDVSLRDSITITVRECTSDSGFFRKREDNE